Proteins from a single region of Pseudopedobacter saltans DSM 12145:
- a CDS encoding RNA polymerase sigma factor, with product MHSKPTDNEVIVGILNNSSSVLNYLYKEYYPMALKLVINNNGSEEEAKDVYQESIIILHNKIKNGDFELSSKLKTFIYSVCRRLWLKKLNQKGRYTEDINEYEDHIPVEQDLEQQEERDKQFNLMHISLESLGEPCKTILEDFYIKNRSMQEICEKFGYTNADNAKTQKYKCLQRLKKIFFNQK from the coding sequence ATGCATTCTAAGCCGACAGATAACGAAGTTATTGTAGGGATTTTAAATAATTCATCATCTGTACTTAATTATCTCTATAAAGAGTATTATCCAATGGCTTTAAAACTTGTTATTAATAATAATGGAAGCGAAGAAGAAGCTAAAGATGTTTATCAGGAATCCATCATTATTCTGCATAACAAAATTAAGAATGGAGATTTTGAGCTAAGCAGTAAACTCAAAACATTTATATACTCGGTATGCCGGCGACTTTGGTTGAAAAAGCTCAATCAAAAAGGTCGCTATACAGAAGATATAAATGAATATGAAGATCATATTCCGGTGGAGCAAGATTTGGAACAACAGGAAGAAAGAGATAAGCAATTTAATTTAATGCATATTTCTCTCGAAAGTTTAGGTGAACCTTGTAAAACTATTTTGGAGGATTTTTATATCAAAAACCGATCGATGCAGGAAATCTGCGAGAAGTTTGGATATACAAATGCTGACAATGCAAAAACTCAAAAGTATAAATGCTTACAAAGGCTTAAAAAGATATTTTTCAATCAAAAGTAA
- a CDS encoding DUF5703 domain-containing protein produces MFKLLYSFLLFVSVALLPQMSLSQNVQQYNPVWITQSKNSGESMPTGGGDIGLNVWVENGDILFYISKTGTFDENNTLLKLGRVRIRLNPNPFVNGDFKQELHLDKGYIKINGGTKSLNADVIIRTSVFHPLINVKVKSNQNIHAQAFYENWRYRDLIPKGKENNANSWKWAPQGDVRTHKDSITFDKSAIVFFHRNKDFTVFDAVVKQQGLEDIKSQLDNPIKNLTFGGIMEADNMQSGNISTGKYQNTTFRSWELKSIKATKEFQINIQLHTQQTSSISTWKQSLFNNLSNAKKDKLTFQKTENWWANYWKRSYIHIGKPKDEDWKISKNYQLFRYMLGCNAYGQLPTKFNGGLFTYDPYHVDTTLSFTPDFRNWGGGTHTAQNQRLVYWPMLKSGDFDMMPAQFNFYLKAQKNAELRTQHYWKHKGASFTEQIENFGLPNPAEYGWKRPENYDKGMEYNAWLEYQWDTAFEFCMMMLEQERYAGKDITAYIPLIESCLTFFDEHYQYLAKQRGRKALDENNHLVLYPGSSAETYKMAYNASSTVAALHSILKRLIRLPEQYVSSEQKSRWSAMLERIPALSYREVDGKTMISPAKLWERINNTETPQLYPVYPWGIFGINRPGLDTAINTYKFDKDALKFRSHIGWKQDNIFAARLGLTEEAWRLTYAKLNDSGRRFPAFWGPGFDWVPDHNWGGSGMIGLQEMLLQENGDQLLLFPAWPKDKDVSFKLHAPKQTIVEASWKNGKLEKLNIIPESRKKDVIVLLE; encoded by the coding sequence ATGTTCAAACTGCTTTATTCTTTTTTACTATTCGTTTCGGTGGCCCTATTGCCTCAAATGTCTCTTTCTCAAAATGTGCAACAGTATAACCCGGTATGGATTACTCAAAGTAAAAACTCAGGAGAATCTATGCCCACAGGTGGAGGAGATATTGGATTAAACGTTTGGGTAGAAAATGGGGATATTTTATTTTATATATCAAAAACCGGCACCTTTGATGAGAATAATACTTTATTGAAGCTGGGACGCGTAAGAATCCGATTAAATCCTAATCCTTTTGTTAATGGAGATTTTAAACAGGAACTTCATCTGGATAAAGGATATATCAAGATTAATGGAGGTACAAAAAGTTTAAATGCAGATGTGATTATCAGAACCTCTGTTTTTCACCCCTTAATCAATGTTAAGGTGAAGAGCAATCAGAATATTCATGCGCAGGCTTTTTATGAAAATTGGCGGTACCGGGATTTAATTCCTAAAGGAAAAGAGAACAATGCAAATTCATGGAAATGGGCTCCGCAAGGCGATGTAAGAACACATAAGGACAGTATTACTTTTGATAAAAGTGCTATCGTTTTCTTTCATAGAAACAAAGATTTTACCGTATTTGACGCCGTTGTAAAGCAACAGGGATTGGAGGATATCAAATCTCAACTTGATAACCCTATTAAAAATTTGACTTTTGGAGGAATTATGGAAGCGGACAATATGCAGTCTGGAAATATTTCTACGGGAAAATATCAGAATACAACATTCAGATCCTGGGAACTTAAAAGTATAAAAGCGACCAAAGAATTTCAGATTAACATCCAACTGCATACACAACAAACATCCAGCATCTCAACCTGGAAACAATCTCTGTTTAATAATCTTTCAAATGCGAAGAAAGATAAATTGACATTCCAAAAAACAGAAAACTGGTGGGCGAATTATTGGAAAAGGAGTTATATCCACATTGGAAAACCGAAAGATGAAGATTGGAAAATTAGTAAAAATTATCAGCTCTTCAGATATATGCTGGGATGCAATGCTTACGGACAACTCCCTACAAAATTCAATGGTGGTTTATTCACATACGATCCTTATCATGTAGACACTACGCTCAGTTTCACTCCTGATTTCAGAAACTGGGGCGGTGGAACACATACGGCGCAAAATCAACGGTTAGTATACTGGCCGATGTTAAAATCCGGCGATTTTGACATGATGCCAGCCCAATTTAATTTTTATTTGAAGGCGCAGAAAAACGCGGAACTAAGAACTCAACATTACTGGAAGCATAAAGGTGCTTCCTTTACCGAACAAATTGAAAATTTCGGCCTCCCTAATCCCGCGGAATACGGTTGGAAAAGACCAGAAAACTACGATAAAGGAATGGAATATAATGCCTGGTTAGAATATCAGTGGGATACAGCTTTTGAATTTTGTATGATGATGTTGGAACAGGAAAGATATGCAGGAAAAGATATCACAGCATATATTCCTTTGATAGAAAGCTGTCTGACATTCTTTGATGAGCATTACCAATATCTTGCGAAACAGCGAGGTAGAAAAGCTTTGGATGAAAACAACCACTTAGTTTTGTATCCAGGATCATCTGCGGAGACCTATAAAATGGCATATAATGCATCTTCAACTGTAGCCGCATTGCACAGCATTTTAAAACGACTAATACGTTTACCTGAACAATATGTCAGCTCTGAACAAAAGTCCCGTTGGAGTGCTATGCTGGAGCGTATTCCAGCACTTAGCTATAGAGAAGTTGATGGAAAAACGATGATTTCACCAGCTAAACTTTGGGAAAGAATTAACAATACAGAAACACCCCAATTGTATCCAGTTTATCCCTGGGGAATATTTGGTATCAACAGACCAGGATTAGACACCGCGATCAATACCTATAAATTTGACAAAGATGCATTGAAATTCAGAAGTCATATAGGCTGGAAACAGGATAACATTTTTGCTGCAAGATTAGGCTTAACAGAAGAGGCCTGGAGATTGACTTATGCAAAGTTAAATGATTCTGGCAGAAGATTCCCTGCATTTTGGGGTCCCGGTTTTGATTGGGTTCCAGACCATAACTGGGGTGGATCTGGGATGATTGGCTTACAGGAAATGCTTTTGCAGGAAAATGGTGATCAGCTTTTATTATTTCCTGCCTGGCCAAAAGATAAAGATGTTAGTTTTAAGCTACATGCTCCAAAACAAACCATTGTAGAAGCTAGCTGGAAAAATGGCAAACTAGAAAAACTGAATATAATTCCAGAGTCGAGGAAAAAAGATGTAATTGTTTTATTGGAATAA
- a CDS encoding Crp/Fnr family transcriptional regulator — MEEDIFKKHIQKFVQISEEEFSEIKTYFRSLELRKKEYLLKHGDICKMNFFVLKGCLRKFFISEKGVEHTTEFAIENWWMTDNFAYEKEMRSDFNIQTVEKSIVLVIDKVNHDKLLQKHPLMERYFRMIYQRAYAAAERRIRFLYEFSREELYLHFRSQYPEFLQRIPQYLIASYLGFTPEYLSEIRGKLRS; from the coding sequence ATGGAAGAAGATATCTTTAAAAAACATATTCAAAAATTTGTTCAGATAAGTGAGGAAGAGTTTTCTGAAATCAAAACCTATTTCAGGAGTCTGGAATTACGTAAAAAGGAGTATCTTTTGAAACATGGAGATATATGTAAAATGAATTTTTTTGTACTGAAAGGTTGTTTAAGAAAGTTTTTTATCAGTGAGAAAGGAGTGGAGCACACTACAGAGTTCGCGATAGAAAATTGGTGGATGACGGATAACTTTGCTTATGAAAAAGAAATGCGGTCTGATTTTAATATTCAAACAGTAGAAAAATCCATTGTTTTAGTTATAGATAAGGTAAATCATGATAAATTATTGCAAAAACATCCACTAATGGAAAGGTATTTTCGAATGATTTATCAACGAGCTTATGCTGCAGCGGAACGGAGAATCAGGTTTCTATATGAATTTTCAAGAGAGGAGCTTTATTTACACTTTCGCAGTCAGTATCCAGAATTCCTGCAAAGAATACCACAATATCTTATTGCTTCTTATTTAGGTTTCACTCCCGAATATTTGAGCGAAATAAGAGGGAAATTGCGATCTTAA
- a CDS encoding carboxymuconolactone decarboxylase family protein: MKQRFDLSKTEPRAYKAMAGLEEYLKTTALTNIQKELIKIRASQINGCAFCLDMHTKDALKYGETQQRIFLLNAWRETDLYSDEEKAILALTEEITLISQKGLSEETYQWISKYFNENEIAQIIMAVITINAWNRIAISTHTPVPKG; encoded by the coding sequence ATGAAGCAAAGATTCGATCTATCAAAAACGGAACCAAGGGCTTATAAAGCTATGGCTGGTCTGGAGGAGTATTTGAAAACCACGGCCTTAACCAATATACAGAAAGAGCTGATAAAAATTAGAGCCTCTCAGATAAACGGTTGTGCTTTTTGTTTGGATATGCATACTAAAGACGCCCTGAAATACGGTGAAACTCAACAAAGGATATTCTTATTAAATGCATGGAGGGAAACAGATTTGTATTCAGATGAAGAAAAAGCAATTTTGGCACTAACTGAAGAGATTACATTAATTAGCCAAAAAGGTTTAAGCGAAGAAACTTATCAGTGGATATCAAAATACTTTAATGAAAATGAAATCGCGCAAATTATTATGGCGGTTATCACTATAAATGCGTGGAATAGAATAGCTATTAGTACACATACGCCAGTTCCAAAGGGATAA
- a CDS encoding zinc-binding alcohol dehydrogenase family protein: MKTLVCTTPGNFEYIDIEKPAATPGQSILKIRRVGICGTDLHAFTGTQPFFSYPRRLGHELAAEIVETDDTNFKQGEAITIIPYFYCGKCIACRSGKENCCTSINVCGVHIDGAMAEYISVPTYSLVHGEGLSFDELALVEPLAIGAHGVRRAGVSKDEFVLVLGAGPIGLGIMEFARIAGGKVIALDINDDRLNFCKEKLGIDYTINPTQEDVTEALQKITNSDMPTVIIDATGNQKAINGAFQYLAHGGRYVLVGLQKGEISFLHPEFHKREATLMSSRNANRVDFEHVIDSMKKGLVKPTTYITHTVDFDEVKNEFEKWLDPKNGVIKAMIDFD, from the coding sequence ATGAAAACACTTGTGTGCACAACACCTGGAAATTTTGAGTATATAGATATAGAAAAGCCGGCGGCTACCCCCGGACAGAGCATTTTGAAGATAAGGAGAGTGGGTATCTGTGGTACAGATTTACATGCATTTACAGGCACACAACCTTTTTTCAGTTACCCAAGAAGACTAGGGCACGAACTGGCTGCTGAAATAGTTGAAACTGATGATACCAACTTTAAACAAGGCGAAGCGATAACCATCATCCCCTATTTCTACTGTGGCAAATGCATTGCCTGCAGAAGTGGAAAAGAAAATTGCTGTACTTCTATAAATGTTTGCGGCGTTCATATAGATGGCGCTATGGCCGAATATATTTCTGTACCTACATACTCTTTGGTACACGGAGAAGGCCTTAGCTTTGACGAACTTGCATTGGTAGAACCCTTAGCAATTGGTGCACATGGCGTAAGAAGAGCTGGAGTGAGTAAAGACGAATTTGTTCTTGTTCTGGGTGCCGGTCCTATTGGTTTAGGTATTATGGAGTTCGCCAGAATAGCGGGAGGAAAAGTTATTGCATTGGATATTAATGATGACAGGCTGAACTTCTGCAAAGAGAAATTAGGTATCGATTATACGATTAATCCAACTCAAGAAGACGTTACGGAAGCCTTACAAAAAATCACTAATAGCGATATGCCAACCGTTATTATCGATGCTACCGGAAACCAAAAAGCTATAAACGGGGCTTTCCAATATCTGGCCCATGGTGGACGCTACGTATTAGTTGGGTTACAAAAGGGCGAAATATCTTTCCTTCATCCGGAGTTTCATAAAAGAGAAGCGACATTAATGAGTAGTAGAAATGCAAATCGCGTGGATTTCGAACATGTGATTGATTCCATGAAAAAAGGCCTTGTAAAACCAACGACCTATATTACACACACTGTCGATTTCGATGAAGTTAAAAATGAATTCGAAAAATGGTTAGATCCAAAAAATGGAGTAATCAAGGCAATGATTGATTTCGACTAA
- a CDS encoding aldo/keto reductase, translating to MLSQDIETIPPVIFGTSGLGNIYEALPFERKLAIVEQCIKHSPGIPVFDSAGKYGAGLSLEVLGQCLEELNVDPCQVIINNKLGWYQTELTTPEPTFEKGIWIDMKNDAVQKISYQGIIDCFEQGNELLGKYNSDMVSVHDPDEYLAAAKDEMDAKKRYQDIMDAYRALGDLKRQGRAKSIGIGSKDWTVIKRIAQDIQLDWVMIANSLTAHSHPKDLIDFIGKLKDKGVTVINSAVFNGGFLIGSNFYNYVEVNAETERGRELLAWREQFYALCEEFAITPAEACFNFGFNIKGVSSVALSTTKPEKVKGNIEMATKQIPQTFWDAMREKGLIQI from the coding sequence ATGTTATCTCAAGATATAGAAACAATTCCTCCGGTAATATTTGGAACAAGCGGGCTGGGGAATATATATGAGGCGCTTCCTTTTGAAAGAAAGCTCGCTATAGTAGAACAATGTATTAAGCATAGCCCTGGAATTCCTGTATTTGACAGTGCCGGAAAATATGGCGCAGGTTTATCTCTGGAAGTACTGGGACAATGTTTAGAAGAACTAAATGTTGATCCATGCCAAGTAATTATTAATAATAAACTGGGTTGGTACCAAACGGAACTAACAACACCAGAACCTACTTTTGAAAAAGGTATCTGGATTGACATGAAAAATGATGCGGTACAAAAAATTAGCTATCAGGGCATCATCGATTGTTTCGAACAGGGTAATGAATTGTTAGGAAAATACAATTCTGATATGGTGTCTGTTCACGATCCTGATGAATATCTTGCTGCTGCCAAAGACGAAATGGACGCCAAGAAACGTTACCAGGATATTATGGATGCATATAGAGCTTTAGGAGATCTTAAACGTCAGGGAAGAGCAAAATCTATCGGAATTGGCTCGAAAGACTGGACTGTTATTAAGCGTATTGCTCAGGATATCCAACTCGACTGGGTAATGATTGCTAATAGCTTGACTGCACACTCCCATCCTAAAGATTTGATTGATTTTATTGGAAAATTAAAAGATAAAGGCGTTACAGTAATCAATTCCGCGGTTTTCAATGGAGGATTTCTTATAGGCAGTAATTTCTATAATTATGTAGAGGTTAACGCTGAAACGGAAAGAGGAAGAGAATTATTGGCCTGGAGAGAACAATTTTACGCATTGTGCGAAGAATTTGCGATTACTCCTGCCGAAGCCTGCTTCAATTTTGGATTTAATATCAAAGGAGTTTCTTCCGTAGCTTTAAGCACTACCAAACCGGAGAAGGTAAAAGGTAATATTGAAATGGCTACTAAACAAATTCCGCAAACTTTTTGGGATGCTATGAGGGAAAAAGGTCTCATTCAAATTTAA
- a CDS encoding amidohydrolase family protein yields MRIDSHQHFWHYDPIKHEWIDDEMSNIRKDFLPEDLAPILKVNEIDGCVAVQADQTEEETNFLVSLAKENSFIKGIVGWVDLKAENIEDRLAHFKQEPLIKGFRHVLQGEEPSFMLQADFKNGISKLKDFGFTYDLLLFPQHIKAAIELVKENPNQPFVIDHISKPYIKKGIVAGWSEDIKAISEFPNVMIKVSGMVTEADYKNWKKEDFTPYLDIVTEAFGTDRIMFGSDWPVCLVAASYTEMQSIPKEYYATFSNLEQEKILGLNAERFYNL; encoded by the coding sequence ATGAGAATAGATTCGCATCAACACTTTTGGCATTACGACCCCATTAAACACGAATGGATAGACGATGAAATGTCCAATATCCGCAAAGATTTCCTCCCTGAAGACCTTGCTCCTATTCTTAAAGTAAACGAAATTGATGGCTGTGTAGCAGTACAGGCCGATCAAACCGAAGAAGAGACAAATTTCCTCGTTTCCTTAGCTAAAGAAAATAGCTTCATTAAAGGAATTGTTGGCTGGGTAGATTTAAAAGCGGAAAATATAGAAGATCGCCTAGCTCATTTCAAGCAAGAACCTCTGATAAAAGGTTTCAGACATGTTTTGCAGGGCGAAGAACCTTCTTTTATGTTACAAGCTGACTTTAAAAATGGCATTTCAAAACTTAAAGATTTTGGTTTCACCTATGATTTATTGCTTTTTCCTCAGCATATAAAAGCTGCAATAGAATTGGTAAAAGAAAATCCTAATCAACCTTTTGTTATCGACCATATCTCAAAACCGTATATAAAAAAAGGTATCGTAGCCGGGTGGTCTGAAGATATTAAAGCTATTTCAGAGTTTCCAAATGTGATGATAAAAGTGAGCGGAATGGTGACAGAAGCTGATTATAAGAACTGGAAGAAGGAAGACTTCACTCCTTACTTAGATATCGTTACCGAAGCGTTTGGCACAGACAGAATTATGTTCGGTAGTGATTGGCCTGTTTGCCTTGTCGCTGCTTCATATACTGAAATGCAATCGATACCAAAAGAATATTATGCTACGTTTAGTAATTTAGAGCAAGAGAAAATACTTGGTTTAAATGCGGAACGATTTTATAACTTATAA
- a CDS encoding fumarylacetoacetate hydrolase family protein has product MKLIRFGEPGKEQTGVIINDIKYNTSAFGEDYNESFFENDGLNRLAKFVEENTGKLPIVADDVRLGAPFARPSKIVCIGLNYAKHAKETNAPIPAEPIIFFKSTTALIGPNDDVVIPKNSVKTDWEVELAFVIGKKASYVSKEEAMDYVAGYCLHNDISEREFQLERGGTWDKGKGCDTFAPIGPWLATADEIENPHNLRLWLKLNGKTLQDGNTDDFIFDIPTVVSYVSQFMTLLPGDVISTGTPHGVGLGFIPPVYLKPGDIMELGIDGLGTSRQEVKAYSGK; this is encoded by the coding sequence ATGAAATTAATTAGATTCGGGGAACCAGGCAAAGAGCAAACAGGAGTAATCATTAACGACATTAAATACAATACATCTGCTTTTGGCGAAGATTATAACGAATCTTTCTTCGAAAATGATGGGTTGAACAGACTGGCAAAATTTGTTGAAGAAAATACAGGTAAATTACCAATTGTTGCAGACGACGTAAGACTAGGTGCTCCTTTTGCCAGACCATCTAAAATTGTTTGTATTGGTTTAAACTATGCAAAGCATGCGAAAGAAACTAATGCTCCAATTCCGGCAGAACCTATTATTTTCTTTAAATCTACAACCGCGTTAATAGGGCCTAACGATGACGTTGTTATTCCAAAAAATTCGGTAAAAACGGACTGGGAAGTTGAGTTGGCATTTGTTATTGGTAAAAAAGCAAGCTATGTAAGCAAAGAAGAGGCTATGGATTATGTTGCGGGTTATTGTTTACATAATGACATTAGCGAAAGAGAATTCCAGTTAGAACGTGGTGGCACATGGGATAAAGGTAAAGGTTGTGATACCTTCGCTCCTATTGGCCCATGGTTGGCAACTGCTGATGAGATTGAAAACCCGCACAACCTACGCCTTTGGTTAAAATTAAACGGAAAAACTTTACAAGACGGAAATACTGACGACTTTATTTTTGATATCCCAACAGTAGTGTCTTATGTAAGCCAGTTTATGACTCTTTTACCTGGTGATGTTATTTCTACAGGTACACCTCATGGAGTAGGTTTAGGCTTTATTCCGCCAGTATATTTAAAACCTGGTGACATAATGGAATTAGGTATCGATGGACTGGGGACCTCAAGACAGGAAGTAAAAGCATATTCAGGAAAATAA
- a CDS encoding SDR family NAD(P)-dependent oxidoreductase: protein MFSLKNKSAVVTGGGSGIGKAIAENFAKNGATVHIIDLNLEQAQSTKNVIDSLGGSSLIYAADVSNQQEVSEIINKIEKVDILVNCAGIAHVGSATSTSEEDFDRVYRVNVKGTYNCLHEVLPKFVKQNSGVILNIASIAAWVGLSDRFAYSMSKGAVFAMTLSVAKDYLQNNIRCNSISPARVHTPFVDGFIAKNYPGQEKEMFDKLSKTQPIGRMGTTEEIANLALYLCSDEASFITGNDYPIDGGFIKLNS, encoded by the coding sequence ATGTTTTCATTAAAAAATAAATCAGCGGTTGTAACCGGAGGCGGTAGTGGTATCGGAAAAGCTATTGCCGAGAATTTTGCCAAAAACGGGGCTACTGTACATATTATCGATTTAAATCTTGAACAGGCTCAAAGCACCAAAAATGTAATTGATAGCCTGGGAGGTTCTTCTTTAATATATGCTGCAGACGTCAGCAATCAGCAAGAAGTAAGCGAGATCATCAACAAAATCGAAAAAGTAGACATTTTAGTTAACTGTGCTGGTATCGCTCATGTAGGCAGCGCAACCAGTACATCTGAAGAAGATTTCGACCGTGTATACCGCGTTAATGTGAAGGGTACATACAATTGCTTACATGAGGTACTACCTAAATTTGTTAAACAAAATTCTGGAGTAATTTTGAATATCGCTTCTATAGCCGCCTGGGTTGGCTTAAGCGACAGGTTTGCATATTCTATGAGTAAAGGTGCTGTATTCGCAATGACTTTAAGTGTTGCAAAAGATTATTTACAAAACAATATCAGATGCAACTCTATTTCTCCGGCGAGGGTACATACACCTTTCGTTGATGGATTTATTGCAAAAAATTATCCCGGACAGGAGAAGGAAATGTTTGATAAACTTTCTAAAACACAACCTATTGGCAGAATGGGGACCACCGAAGAAATTGCAAATCTGGCTTTATACCTATGTTCTGACGAAGCAAGTTTTATTACTGGCAATGATTATCCTATTGATGGTGGATTTATCAAATTAAACAGCTAA
- a CDS encoding UxaA family hydrolase — MAQKQYIQIDERDNVLVALQDLAKGTQIQWKDLSFELLDDVPAKHKFYIENLGTENEVTMYGVLVGKTLHPVSIGNRMTTENLHHAAEPYYYRDVNYKWTAPDVSQFTGRTFNGYHRNNGDVGTANYWLFIPTVFCENRNMDIIKEALYNNLGYSVTDKYKDYTAEILEAYQKGEDISNLDFSLATPEYHRSKRVFKNIDGIKFLNHQGGCGGTRQDSEVLANLLAAYANHPNVGGITILSLGCQHLQANDLVETIKSKSANFDKPILVFEQQKAQSEEYLIAEAIKQTFQHLIELNKIERKPAPLSKLAVGVKCGGSDGFSGISANPAVGVTADLLVGLGAKVLLAEFPELCGAEQNMIDRCENETIAKKFMHLMQSYDAQAHAVGSGFFMNPSPGNIKDGLITDAIKSTGAAKKGGTSPVVDVLDYTEPATKPGLNLVCTPGNDVEATTGKAASGATLILFTTGLGTPTGNPICPVIKVSTNTELATRMGDIIDIDTGSIIRGEKTIQEVGAEILEFCIKVASGEIVPKAVQLNQDDFIPWKRGVSL; from the coding sequence ATGGCTCAAAAACAATATATACAGATTGACGAACGCGATAATGTTTTAGTCGCCCTACAAGATTTAGCTAAGGGAACTCAAATTCAGTGGAAAGACTTATCTTTTGAACTTCTTGACGATGTACCTGCTAAACATAAATTTTATATCGAAAACTTGGGTACGGAAAATGAAGTCACCATGTATGGTGTACTTGTTGGAAAAACACTTCACCCTGTTTCAATCGGAAATAGAATGACTACCGAAAATCTGCATCATGCAGCGGAACCTTATTATTATAGAGATGTGAATTATAAATGGACTGCTCCAGATGTATCCCAATTCACAGGAAGGACATTCAACGGATATCATAGAAATAACGGAGACGTTGGCACTGCAAACTATTGGTTATTTATCCCTACTGTTTTCTGCGAAAATAGAAATATGGACATTATTAAAGAAGCACTTTATAATAATCTAGGATATTCCGTTACAGATAAATACAAAGACTATACTGCAGAAATTTTAGAGGCTTATCAGAAAGGTGAAGATATCTCGAATCTGGATTTTTCTTTAGCTACGCCAGAATATCACAGAAGCAAAAGAGTATTCAAAAACATTGATGGTATTAAATTCTTAAACCATCAGGGCGGTTGTGGTGGAACCAGACAAGATTCAGAAGTTTTAGCAAATCTGCTGGCCGCTTATGCCAATCATCCAAATGTTGGTGGTATTACTATCCTAAGTTTAGGATGTCAGCATCTTCAGGCTAATGATTTGGTAGAAACTATAAAAAGCAAGTCAGCCAACTTCGATAAACCTATTTTAGTTTTCGAACAACAAAAGGCACAAAGTGAAGAATACCTTATTGCAGAAGCAATTAAACAGACCTTCCAGCATTTAATAGAACTTAATAAAATCGAGCGGAAACCTGCTCCGTTATCTAAATTGGCTGTAGGTGTAAAATGTGGAGGAAGTGATGGTTTCAGTGGTATTTCTGCAAATCCTGCTGTAGGTGTAACTGCAGATTTATTAGTTGGCCTGGGAGCTAAAGTCCTTTTAGCCGAATTCCCTGAACTTTGCGGAGCTGAACAAAATATGATTGATCGTTGTGAAAACGAAACAATTGCAAAAAAGTTCATGCATTTAATGCAATCATACGACGCACAGGCTCATGCTGTCGGATCAGGGTTCTTCATGAACCCTTCGCCGGGCAATATCAAAGATGGTTTAATCACCGATGCTATTAAAAGTACTGGTGCTGCAAAAAAAGGAGGAACTTCTCCGGTTGTAGATGTACTGGATTACACAGAACCCGCAACAAAACCTGGTTTAAATTTGGTTTGTACTCCGGGAAATGATGTTGAAGCGACAACAGGAAAAGCCGCTAGTGGTGCGACTTTGATTTTATTTACCACGGGCTTAGGTACTCCTACCGGAAATCCGATTTGTCCGGTTATTAAAGTATCAACCAATACCGAACTGGCAACCAGAATGGGCGATATTATAGATATTGACACCGGATCTATCATCAGAGGAGAAAAAACGATACAGGAAGTTGGCGCCGAAATTCTTGAATTTTGTATCAAGGTAGCTAGTGGAGAAATTGTTCCTAAAGCTGTTCAATTAAATCAGGACGACTTTATTCCATGGAAAAGAGGTGTAAGCCTTTAA